The following proteins come from a genomic window of Chionomys nivalis chromosome 9, mChiNiv1.1, whole genome shotgun sequence:
- the Duoxa1 gene encoding dual oxidase maturation factor 1, translating to MAALGYTLPFYTGAKPTFPMDTALAVIITIFLTALVTFIIILPGIRGKTRLFWMLRVVTSLFIGAVILAVNFSSEWSVGQINTNTTYKAFSPKWVSVDVGLQIGLGGVNITLTGTPVQQLNETINYNEEFLWRLGGSYAEEYTKALERGLPDPVLYLAEKFTPQSPCGLYNQYRLAGHYASAMLWVAFLCWLLANVMLSMPVLIYGGHMLLATGLFQLLALFFFSMATSFISPCSLRLGTAVLHTHHGPAFWITLATGLLCILLGLAMAVAHRMQPHRLKAFFNQSAEDSVLEWGSEEGGLLSPRYRSTAESRETQDIPMSEASSETCFKEEHIKPSDCAL from the exons ATGGCTGCTCTTGGATACACCCTGCCCTTCTACACTGGCGCCAAGCCAACCTTCCCAATGGACACAGCTTTGGCTGTTATAATCACCATCTTCCTGACTGCACTGGTCACCTTTATCATCATCCTGCCTGGCATCCGTGGGAAGACG aggctgttctggatgctgCGGGTGGTGACCAGCTTATTCATCGGGGCTGTGATCCTGG CTGTGAATTTCAGTTCGGAGTGGTCTGTGGGTCAAATCAACACCAACACGACATACAAAGCCTTCAGTCCCAAGTGGGTCAGCGTGGATGTGGGACTGCAGATCGGGCTCGGAGGAGTCAACATCACACTCACAG GGACCCCAGTGCAGCAGCTGAACGAAACCATCAACTACAATGAGGAGTTCCTGTGGCGCTTGGGAGGGAGCTACGCAGAGGAGTACACAAAGGCGCTGGAGAGGGGCCTTCCAGACCCGGTGCTTTACCTGGCTGAGAAGTTCACCCCTCAAAGCCCATGCGGGCTGTACAACCAGTACCGCCTGGCAGGACACTATGCCTCAGCCATGCTGTG GGTGGCATTCCtctgctggctgctggccaatgTGATGTTGTCTATGCCGGTGCTGATTTATGGTGGCCACATGCTGCTGGCTACTGGCCTCTTCCAGCTGTTGgcacttttcttcttctccatggCCACATCATTCATATCACCCTGTTCGCTGCGCTTGGGCACCGCTGTGCTGCACACTCACCATGGGCCTGCTTTCTGGATCACATTGGCCACAG GATTGCTGTGTATTCTGCTTGGCCTAGCCATGGCAGTGGCCCACAGGATGCAGCCTCACAGACTGAAGGCTTTCTTCAACCAGAGCGCCGAGGACTCAGTGCTGGAGTGGGGTTCTGAGGAAGGGGGACTCCTGAGCCCCCGTTACAGGTCCACGGCTGAGAGTCGTGAGACCCAGGACATTCCCATGTCAGAAGCTTCCTCTGAAACATGTTTCAAGGAAGAACACATCAAACCGTCTGACTGTGCCCTGTGA